The following DNA comes from Pseudomonas sp. MYb118.
GGCGACGTGCGGGTTGGGTCATGGCGGCTACCTCTGCGGGTTTTTGTTATACCCGGGAAATTTTCCCGGTCTGGTGCAGATTCTTGGTCGCCGGGGGCCCTGCAACAATTGCCCGCAGTGTTGAGATTTGTAGTTCCTTGGTAGGGGGTGTGGGTGCTGGACTTACCCTGGCTCCACCCACTGTGGGAGCGAGCCTGCTCGCGATGAGGGCGTGTCAGTCGATGGTGATGTGACGGATACACCGCAATCGCGAGCAGGCTCGCTCCCACAGTGGACATCCAAGTGGCCGGGGGAATTACTGATCCACCCGCTTCATCCGCTCCCGCTCATACCGCGGATACAGATGGCTGACACTGCGGATCAGCTCATAACGACTCAAGCTGATAGCCGCAAAACGCTCGGGAATGGGGCTGCGGATCATCTCGGCCATATCGCTGCCATTGGCGGCGCCGTCGCGCATCAGCTGGTCGAGCCAGCCCAGGTAATCGCGCATCTGCTCGAAGGGTCCGGCATCGGTGGCCACGGGGCCGTGGCCGGGCACGATGAGGGTCCAGGGCAAGCCTTGCAGGGTGGCGATGTCCGCCAGCCACACCGCCAGCCCCGGACTGTTGGGCGTGGTCAGTGCCCGTTGGTAAAACACCAGATCGCCGGCGAAGAGCACGCCGGTCTTCTGGTCGAGAATAGCCAGATCCGCACCGGTATGCCCACCCAGGCCCAGCAGGCGCAGATCATGATTCCCAAAAGTTCGCACGCCTGGCTCAAGCACCTCGGTGGGCA
Coding sequences within:
- a CDS encoding quinoprotein relay system zinc metallohydrolase 1; translation: MRWMLLWLASVCLPALADLDYTLVPRQIAEDTWLLEGSTDNLAKDNGGNIVNTAFIVTERGVVVIDTGPSRRYGEAMRKAIATVSDKPVIEVLLTHHHPDHVLGNQAFSDVLIGALAGTTELLRQQGDAMAENMYRLVGDWMRGTEVVLPTEVLEPGVRTFGNHDLRLLGLGGHTGADLAILDQKTGVLFAGDLVFYQRALTTPNSPGLAVWLADIATLQGLPWTLIVPGHGPVATDAGPFEQMRDYLGWLDQLMRDGAANGSDMAEMIRSPIPERFAAISLSRYELIRSVSHLYPRYERERMKRVDQ